A stretch of DNA from Salmo trutta chromosome 12, fSalTru1.1, whole genome shotgun sequence:
ATTCAAGATACCACATTTCTGCAGATGAAGGGGAACGCAATAGCACATTTGTATCACTCTGTACTGTTTGTTGGTGTATTTCCCCATAAGTGACCATAACTGGAACAAACTATAGAGGCGTGCTTCTGGAGGCCCGATCGGCAGCCAGCACTAGCACTAATGCTTTAGGGAGTTGGCAACTTCCTCCTCCAGATACCAAATTCCTGCAGGTAAGTTAATAGCTTCCCATGTATAACCTAATTGGGGTGAAAATTCCACAAGTAAACTAAACATTCTAGAAAGAGATTGACAAAAATGATTGTGTCTCCAAGTGCTCAGGAAATAAAGAAGGTGCCATCACCCATGCCAATACGAACTTGAAAGACAACACTACTGTGTTTACCTGGATACCACCCAACAACACCAACACTATCTACTTCATGTAAGAACATAACACCAAGGGCTCTATTCAACCTGTATAGCTGAAGTTCAGCGTTACATTAAGTTTAGAGCCTCATCACCCTTACTACACTTTTCGTAAAAATACCATTGGCTACACacattactcaaatgtaaacttGCGTATTTGCTAAATCTCGACCACTACCTCCAGAGGAAATGTTAAAAGCAATGTTCAggcgttagcggagactgcatttaCGGTAAAGACTGCATATGTCTGCTCAATCGGGAATAATCTTTACATTTCCAGTGCGCAATCCTTAGGCTTCAGCGatccagattgaatagagccctaaatcTAATCTTGAACCCTTTGTGAGTCTATAAAACTAGATGATCCGTTTTGCTCCGCACGTATTACACAAATGATATGACAATGTTAACTAGTGTCATGTATTATAAGAATTCAAAGAATAAAGGTACATTTACCATTAAATTATatgccaatttaagtcaaaagtCAGCAAAAAAAATAATCTGTTTCTCTCACACAGCATATTGACATGCAAGCTTTCATTAATCTGCATTGCACTTTTTTTTTCAGGGCCACTGTAGCCCAACAGCGCACCGTCTACTGGTTGAATATCAGGTCAGGAACTTTGATCAAAGGTGGGTGTGAATGTACTACAGTAAATTAGATTATGATCCATTTCACTTTCTCTTTCAGGGGTCTGTGCTGACCTCTTTCTACTGTATCTTGTGTCTCAGGATCAGAGGGCATTGGTCTGGCTACAGGTGGAAATCCAGGGATGGCCAGTAACGGATTTCTGCTGCTCCTTGCCCCATGTATGCTGGTGTCACAGATGCTCCCAAGATAGTTCCATTCCATTTTGATTCTACCGAAGCAGCTTGCATCACCCGCTTTCAttaggaaaaatattttgattgcATAATTAATATATATTGTATTAGAAAAAAGTACTTTCCATAGAAACGTTTTACTGATTAGAGGTGCAGTATCATGCAGCCATTTGTGATACATTTGCTTTGTCTTCATTCAATTGGGGactaaaatccattttaattattTTACGTCACTATAACCTCATTTATACTTGCTAACGTGTGTCCTGATATTGTCCATATTCTGATTGTGCTTAGATTGTCAGAAATATGTCTACACACTGTATTAAAATGAAATTTCTGTccgcattgtgaccagatttcaTGGTTCCACCTTGTATGCTATTTATTTTAACCTTCCCAAACAGATTAACAAGTCAATGGTGGCACTTGTCAATTTGTTTGAAGGCACATtatttaaataccttactgtccagatccatctacacacaatcttCCCAATGTCTTTTAGTCTACACCCATGTAAAAATGTGAGCATAGAACCAGGTCTAAATGGGGGAAGCTGGACAATGAGTTTTTACACTAGAGGGCACTTTGCCTACCATATGTAAGGCAACTATATCAGATTTCCCACCAGACTCCTTCAGTTCTAATGGAGTAAAGTACAACAAATTGTGGACAGGAGTTAAACTACAACTGTAGAAATGAGAACTGTGCTGTCACAAGCCAAAAATGGAGTGTGCTGGGATCATATAACATGCCTATAGCAAGACTAGCCAACAAGGCACCGGACACCATTGGCACAAACTAAATAGTATGTTAAGCCTGTCCACACTTGTCAGCTACTATATTTCACTTCTTGGATCATTACACCGTAACTCAACCAAATATGACTGACTATGCGTAGGGCAACAGACCAGTTAAACCAGGTAGTGCAAATTCATGCAAAAGGTTCAGTTTACAAATCTTCACATTCCATCTGCTGAAAACATCCTGTAACAGTGTATTACATGCTACAACGCTGGTAAAGTCATTTCATTTAAATTGTAGTAGACTATAACCATAGCCTTAAGTCAGAGGCTAAGTAGGCGATAAGGCTAAGTAGTTGATAAGCACACAACTATAGCTGTAAGTGGTGTAATCCACATCATTCATTTGATTATCCAATCAGTGCACATTTCACACAATCTAAAACCCAGGCATTAAAACAAAAACACCACTGACATCATTCCATTGTAGGTTTGTCCATTATAATGAATTTATTCAAGTGGTGGTTAGAAACATACCCGCTGGAGGACAGGAGTAGTATTTGAGGTTTCTTATACAGGAATGACATTGGTAAATGAGAATGGAACGTTTGAAAGATAAAATGCACAACTTACAGCCGCCACCCTCAACTAGTAGCAGACCACTAGCTGGTTCACATAAATAAGGCAGAATGCAGGATCCATAGGAGTGGAAAGTTGTTACATTTAGCCATTTAATGTAAATTCAACAGTGATGTTAAAAAAACAATAATTTAAAGGACTTTCTTTAGCTCATCGTACAAGACCAGCACAAAGGCACCACCCATGCCTCTGAGAACATTGGACCAGGCTCCCTTGAAGAAGGCCTTGCCACCCTCATCACGAGCGATCTTCTTCCAGCAGTCAATGGTACCAGAGTACATGATATCAGCTGGAGAAAAAAAGTTGATGCAAGTTAGGACATAATGCCAATTTAGTTGTATTTGGAATTGCATGTTTCTACTAGTCTTCCAGATGTACAATTTCTCCCTAACCATTTAAACATGGCAACACTGGACGGTTTGGGTGACGAGGAAAACTCACCTCCTTTACGTCCAGACTGCATCATCATACGACGACGGACAGTGTCGAAGGGATAGGAGGTCAGGCCGGCCACAGCAGTTACAGACTGAGCGATTGCCCAGCTCACTAAGATGGAAGTGTTCTTGGAGTCTGGCAGCATACCTGTTACATACCACACATTATATTACATATGCATATCGCACAAACCAACAACTTTCTGTGAAAAGATGTTATCAGTGTTAAAGTCTATACCTTTAGCTGTGTCATAAATTCCAAAGTATGAAGCTCTGTAGATGATGATGCCCTGGACAGACACTGCGAAGCCCTGGTACAGACCCCTCATACCGTCAGACCTGAACGTCTTCGCCAAGCAATCTGCCAGACCGTTGTACTCCCTCGCACCAGCCTTTCCAACATCAGCTCCCAGACGGGTTCTGGCGAAATCAAGAGGGTAGACAAAGCAAAGGGAGGTGGCTCCTGCAGCACCACCAGAGGCCAGGTTGCCAGCGAAGTACCTCCAGAACTGCTTTCGCTTGTCTACACCGTCAAGGAAGACACTCTTGTACTTGTCTTTGAAAGCAAAGTTGAGGGCCTGGGTGGGGAAGTATCTGATGACATTAGCCAGGTTACCTCTCCAGAAGGCAAGGAAGCCCTGCTCCTTTGGAATGCGGGTAACACAATCTATGATACCCTTGTACTGCATTTCTTTGCTGATCTGCTTGCTGGCATGTTGGACCTGTTAAGAATAGGAGAACACTTGAATTACACCTATATGATAAAATATATAAACCTTTAAATGCATGCTGGTAAAGTGACGTTTTCTGCCCTGCAGTCATCCCTGAGCGCTGCTCGTCTCGACCTTGCCACCTGCTTAAATCCGGTCTTTCTGGTTGCTAACGATTTGCATCAACTATTTAATTGAACAAGACAGACCAACACTTGGTTACTGTTTGCCGGTCAATTACCATGCAGACTTTCAAAGCCAGCCAGGTACCTAGTTTAACCTCACTTCTACCACTGTGGCTGCAGTACCTACCCAACTGCTCGATTGTTCAATTCGTGATAATGTATATTTTACTGGTATGATTTACTACGAAATCAAGCTAGTTAGTCGAGTAACGTAACTAAATTGTTACATGTAAATGAGTTGTGTAGCTAGCTATAAATCAGGTGCCATCCAGAAAGAGGAATTGCCCAATGTCATAGACTGGCCCTGGCtttgttagctagttaacgttagcattGTATGGCCGAGCTAGCCAACCTGTGCTAATGACTGACTGCGTTAGCCAGCCGGCTAGCGTGTAGGTCATTTGAAACATCTCATGACCTCGAATTATGGCAACCAGCAGAAGATGCTAGATAACCATCCTGCGTTTATTAAACATATCAAATCAATATAACAGTCTTAAGACATTGAAAATACATGGCTAGCGAAATATAAGTTGCCGCAAGGGTGATAAGCAGCGTGCATTTCTCTAGCCAGTGATAacagctaaattagctagctgatGCTTGCCATGCAGCAGAGGCGGCATAACTTTAGCTAGTCATGGACCAATAGCTACCTGAAGGAGAAGCTTGACTCTCTCGATGGGAGCAACCGCCGTTTTGGAGATGGCAGCGGAGATGCCACCAGCCAAGAAATCCTTGGCAAATGAAACTGCGGTCTCATTCATTGTGCGATGTTATAAATTGACTAGCAGACAGAAGAACACTTGCCCTGCAACAGCGGATGGCCTACCACGAAATGGCCGATTTTATAGACGCGTAGGAATTTTATGAATTCAGCAGATCGCGAGACACAGCGGGAACTCATATTCCATTGTCATCTGACGACAGGCGCAGGGGAGAAATTATCCGCAATCACAGATttagggtcgtcactagttaccacaagaACAAAATCATAATTAtgtctacaatttatcttcttaaaatctgatttaaacCTAACCAAAcagctaaccttatgcctaaccctgaccttaactgaagagaaaaaaaggaacattttgttttcatgaatttttacgattttgtggctgtggtaatttGTGACAACCCAGATCCAGGATTAGATCGTCATACCCATCCTTAATCTCAACAATCAATGGGACCTAAAatatatctgaccctgtatcagtggaAGGTGCAACTTCTACCTCCCCGaatgcatttttacatttacatttttagtcatttagcagacgcccttatccagagcgacttacagtagtgaatgcatacatttcatttcatacattatttttctgtgctggccccccgtgggaatcgaacccacaaccctggtgttgcaaacaccatgctctaccaactgagctacagggaatgcCTTTGTAATAAGGGGTTTATTCAGAAGGGGCACAGGCATTTTAAACATTGCAAATAAAATGCAACATGATTTCCTATTATAATATAAACCCCATGAAATCTATTTGAATATGCCTAGTCAACATTGTCATAGCAcccttcaaaatgtaacaaatgtCAAATGAGAAGTCTACAGTACCATGACCTGATGGTTCATCACCACTACTTTACATGAAATTGTTGGACATTGCCAAAATTTGAATTTGCTGCATTATTATTGGGTGAATTGTGGGAAAAATCCATGCAATAAAACAAGGCCTCAAACCCTGCTGTGATTACAAACTACGCTACGCATAGTTTAAGTGGTCGTTGGTCACAGATTACAAAAAAATAGTAAAGCCCAGGTCAGGATTTAGTTTAATGTAAAGAGAGGcgacagtatacagtattatattatacCTTGCTACTCTGTGCCAGAATGTCAGAAGATAGGACACATTTTTATAGTTTGAATCTAATCTACATGATGACATATCTGTATCAATTAATATTGTTTATAGAAAAAGTGGTATCAACACAGTGTTTGAAATGGCTTCTGGCAAAGAAATGACATTCTATATATTTACAATATGACAAAGCAAGATGGGGCCTGTCCTAACAGTGACAATTATGAATCTGGACAATGTAATGATGCAGTTGAGAATGTCCATGATCAATGCATGAGTAAAAATCATCATTCTAGTATGATAACATTTGTATTTTAGGCTACACACCATTGAAACAACTTAAGAAGCCATTAGATTGGAATCTCTTTCTTTTGATTCCAATCACTTCACTTGAAATGGACATTTCATATTCAATTTTTCCTTACAAGAAATCAAAATTGTCTAGCCATGGTCATTTTCTTTTTACAAAGATTAAGAACTAGCCATGGAGCCGCAATGTTCTGCTTTTTTCAGTCCTTGTGCTCTTCCCCACGCCCCACCATATCCTCTGGGACATCCTTGTCCTCTTTGCTGCGTTTGCTTTTCTTGTGCTTGTGTCTGCGATGCCCCTCCCCCTCATCATCATGCTGCTTGCTGTAAGGAaattaataatataatataattctGTTAACATTTTTTGTAAGCGTTTATATTAAGTCTTAAAGTGAGTAACCACACATTGTTAGTTAAAAAGAACCACAAGCTTATCAATTGAGCTTATGTTCATCAATTTCATAAATGTAGGCCAGTAAAGTAAAACCTAACCAGTGTGCACAATATATTTGCAATAAACCACAAATTGTCTGTCCTACTGCATTTTCCTTTTTCTCAAATCTGACAATACTAACTTTCCCTCACCGTTTGGAAGACTTGTGTTTACCACTCTCCTCCTTGTCACGATGGCGTCTGTCTCGCTgatgctcctccctctccctgctaCGCCCACCGCTGCTGTCGTGAACATGAAGGTAACTGTGCTCAAattctcgctcactctctcgaTCATGGCTGTAGTAGTGGTAACGGTCATCCTCACTAGGCCAGATATCAGGACAGATGAGAGAAAGTTAAGGCATGCAAAAGGTTCAATTTCACCACAAAACATAAGCAAATGGATCTGTAGCCACACTGTTtaacatgttttttctttgtttacgCACTTATATTCGCTGGTGGTTGGAGTATGATCTCTCTCttgatccctctctctgtctctttctctatgacTTCCTTGGTACTCCCAATGCCCTCGTCCTCTGTCTTCCCCCCCCTTCTCCAGCACAGAGCCCCAAGGCATGTGTGATGATGAGACTGGAGGGTAGCTAATGAAGCTTGACTCTGAAAGAAAATACACTGCATTAACTGCAATACAAGGGGAAGTTATTTGATGTGTGGAGAATAAGGCATGACAATTGTATTTTGAACCTGCCAGGTAACCACGATACATACCTCCACTATTGTATCCAAAAGGAAGAGGGGCTCTACTGCTGTAATTCAGGGAGGGACAAATTGTCAGGATTAAGACCATCACTTAAACATTCACACAAACGCGGAAGAGTAAAGAGAGGCTCTGACTGGTACTGCTTATGAAACAGAAGTTCTCTGAGTCTGACGGCCCACTGCAGTCCATAGCAGAAATGCAGGAAgatgtttgggggtgggggtgctgcgaATTGTTTCAGATAGATTTTTTAGCATGCGCTACAGACTGCTATATTGGtatgctaatacaggactattaaatgcccagtgcactacttttgtgagagAAAGAACATTTCAGGGGGTACCGCAGCACCCTCAGCATccctacttcctgtggctatggtCAATAGCACAGAAGAGGTACCTGTCCTATCATCAAAAGTGTGGCCCATCAAACCGGTTTGCAGACATTTTGGAGTTGGGCGTGGCTTTAGAGCAGCGTCTGAACGTATTGCTTTATTAATGCATTAGTACATTTTAATTAGTCTATTGACTCTCACATACCTATCCACAGGTGGCATCATCAAGGTAGGGGGAGGAGCAAGGGGAGGTGGGAACAGGCCTAGGGGAAAAGCAGTATGTAATCATCACCAACAACAAATATTTGATCTTGAGTATAACTATGTAGCATACACATTCAGATGACATTTCTAGATTAATGGTTATGTATGTTTACAGCCATTTCAAAGCATGTTGCATAATATTATCATACTACAATGAAAATGCATTTCTCTTGCATCCTCTGAGAAACTAAGGACTACACAGAGTTTTGTGGTCCAGCTATAAAAACTTACCTGTAATGGAAGGTGGGGGTATACCTGAGAATGAGACCAAACATGTAAAGGTATTATAACATTATGTTATAATTCCTCATGGCTCTCCTTATCATAATCACAAGACTATGCATTTGGTATGCTTTCATTCATGGTCTGGATAAAGGATGATACCTTACCTGGGGGGTGAAGAGGTGGGGGCATACCAGATACTGGTGGAGGAGGATGCAGGAAGTGTGGTGGGGGCATACCCattggaagaggaagaggagggggaggtccTGATGGTGGAACCAAGGGTTGTACCTTGTTACCATGGTCTCCGAGCACCTGCAGAGTTGTTGAGAACATTGAATGATGCAGAACAATAGGTGTAGGTGTGTGTCTTACACTCCTTAGCCTGCAGTCATCTTTGACTTCATCAAATAAAATCACTGAATGTGTGAACAGATTAACCTGGATCGGATTCTGTTCCTGCATTTCCCTCCTTCGGCCTTCAACCCGGCGAATGGCTCCTGTCTGTCCACCAATCACATCAATAGTTCCACCCAATTTCCTACAGAAAAAGATGACAGACATCTGTACTCTCTCTCACTGCAGGCAGGAGCCATTTATGCTTCACATGCTTTCTCTACCAAGTGTAAAATAAGTATTTAACAAGCGTATCTATTTACAATCCAGTTCTTTTGAGGAAAATGTTGTACAAGATCTGAGTTAGTCTCGGAGATCCCGGACCAAGGGCAGCAACAGCACTTGGTCTGGGATTAATGATTgagacaaaaaaatgttttaaagccaATAAATCACGAGGCAGATATGCCAGAATGTCACGATTCGAAACCAAAGTTTGCAGGCAAAACCTTTGCAGTGGTTTTAGTGAAGGTGGTTGATGCAAACTAGCCACTTGCGAAATGCACTCATTAAAAATAACCCCTGTGATCTCCATCTTGCTAGCTACTATTTTGTGTCAGGGAATGTTTATGGTAGGGCAACAAGCTGATAACGCAAAAAGCGGATAAGGCAGTGACGTAAGAAAGCCGAATGTCCCAACTCCGCCCTTTCCTCTATGCTAAACTGACGTtgtatacatacagtgagggaaaaaagtatttgatcccctgctgattttgtacgtttgcccattgacaaagaaaggatcagtctataatgttaatggtaggtttatttgaacagtgagagacagaataacaacaaaaatatccagaaaaacgcatgtcagaaatgttataaattgatttgcattttaatgagggaaataagtatttgaccccctctcaatcagaaagatttctggctcccaggtgtcttttacacaggtaacgagctgagattaggagcacactcttaaagggagtgctcctaaccgcagcttgttacctgtaaaaaagacacctgtccacagaagcaatcaatcaatcagattccaaacactccaccatagccaagaccaaagagctctccaaggatgtcagggacaagattgtagacctacacaaggctggaatgggctacaagaccatcgccaagcagcttggtgagaaggtgacaacatttggtgcgattattcgcaaatggaagaaacacaaaagaactgtcaatatccccaggcctggggctccatgcaagatctcacctcgtggagttgcaatgatcatgagaacgatgaggaatcagcccagaactacacgggaggatcttgtcaatgatctcaaggcagctgggaccatagtcaccaagaaaacaattggtaacacactacgccgtgaaggaccgaaatcctgcagcgcccgcaatgtccccctgctcaagaatacatatacatgcccgtctgaagtttgccaatgaacatctgaatgactcagaggac
This window harbors:
- the si:dkey-251i10.2 gene encoding putative defense protein Hdd11, with the translated sequence MELLMFGLVLLQGISPCFGFPNGAPTSACDDMVPRHTGVLPQPTPAPYTILTSTRTLQTGQPITVTITGTNYRGVLLEARSAASTSTNALGSWQLPPPDTKFLQCSGNKEGAITHANTNLKDNTTVFTWIPPNNTNTIYFMATVAQQRTVYWLNIRSGTLIKGSEGIGLATGGNPGMASNGFLLLLAPCMLVSQMLPR
- the si:dkey-251i10.1 gene encoding ADP/ATP translocase 2, encoding MNETAVSFAKDFLAGGISAAISKTAVAPIERVKLLLQVQHASKQISKEMQYKGIIDCVTRIPKEQGFLAFWRGNLANVIRYFPTQALNFAFKDKYKSVFLDGVDKRKQFWRYFAGNLASGGAAGATSLCFVYPLDFARTRLGADVGKAGAREYNGLADCLAKTFRSDGMRGLYQGFAVSVQGIIIYRASYFGIYDTAKGMLPDSKNTSILVSWAIAQSVTAVAGLTSYPFDTVRRRMMMQSGRKGADIMYSGTIDCWKKIARDEGGKAFFKGAWSNVLRGMGGAFVLVLYDELKKVL
- the LOC115204418 gene encoding pre-mRNA 3'-end-processing factor FIP1 isoform X2 produces the protein MATELTISESAVPLSEPHQVEDEEHWLYGGENTKKQNAPEGLPGPGDSLQLTSMGNTEEKDAASQEAKGTEGEEEEDSDSDDDDDVKVTIGNIKTGAPSYMGTGMNLSLKPARGYASAAIKLQPKGIDIETLGAFNGAPVVEVEMDIFEDKPWRKPGADLSDYFNYGFNEETWKGYCERQRRLQLGLEPSAPLTFENKITVQQGRATTLEKDSEPSSIKPDYKPDFLPASVLALAANRLKAGPPPNRKLGGTIDVIGGQTGAIRRVEGRRREMQEQNPIQVLGDHGNKVQPLVPPSGPPPPLPLPMGMPPPHFLHPPPPVSGMPPPLHPPGIPPPSITGLFPPPLAPPPTLMMPPVDSRAPLPFGYNSGESSFISYPPVSSSHMPWGSVLEKGGEDRGRGHWEYQGSHRERDRERDQERDHTPTTSEYNEDDRYHYYSHDRESEREFEHSYLHVHDSSGGRSREREEHQRDRRHRDKEESGKHKSSKRKQHDDEGEGHRRHKHKKSKRSKEDKDVPEDMVGRGEEHKD
- the LOC115204418 gene encoding pre-mRNA 3'-end-processing factor FIP1 isoform X3, yielding MATELTISESAVPLSEPHQVEDEEHWLYGGENTKKQNAPEGLPGPGDSLQLTSMGNTEEKDAASQEAKGTEGEEEEDSDSDDDDDVKVTIGNIKTGAPSYMGTGMNLSLKPARGYASAAIKLQPKGIDIETLGAFNGAPVVEVEMDIFEDKPWRKPGADLSDYFNYGFNEETWKGYCERQRRLQLGLEPSAPLTFENKITQGRATTLEKDSEPSSIKPDYKPDFLPASVLALAANRLKAGPPPNRKLGGTIDVIGGQTGAIRRVEGRRREMQEQNPIQVLGDHGNKVQPLVPPSGPPPPLPLPMGMPPPHFLHPPPPVSGMPPPLHPPGIPPPSITGLFPPPLAPPPTLMMPPVDSSRAPLPFGYNSGESSFISYPPVSSSHMPWGSVLEKGGEDRGRGHWEYQGSHRERDRERDQERDHTPTTSEYNEDDRYHYYSHDRESEREFEHSYLHVHDSSGGRSREREEHQRDRRHRDKEESGKHKSSKRKQHDDEGEGHRRHKHKKSKRSKEDKDVPEDMVGRGEEHKD
- the LOC115204418 gene encoding pre-mRNA 3'-end-processing factor FIP1 isoform X1; this translates as MATELTISESAVPLSEPHQVEDEEHWLYGGENTKKQNAPEGLPGPGDSLQLTSMGNTEEKDAASQEAKGTEGEEEEDSDSDDDDDVKVTIGNIKTGAPSYMGTGMNLSLKPARGYASAAIKLQPKGIDIETLGAFNGAPVVEVEMDIFEDKPWRKPGADLSDYFNYGFNEETWKGYCERQRRLQLGLEPSAPLTFENKITVQQGRATTLEKDSEPSSIKPDYKPDFLPASVLALAANRLKAGPPPNRKLGGTIDVIGGQTGAIRRVEGRRREMQEQNPIQVLGDHGNKVQPLVPPSGPPPPLPLPMGMPPPHFLHPPPPVSGMPPPLHPPGIPPPSITGLFPPPLAPPPTLMMPPVDSSRAPLPFGYNSGESSFISYPPVSSSHMPWGSVLEKGGEDRGRGHWEYQGSHRERDRERDQERDHTPTTSEYNEDDRYHYYSHDRESEREFEHSYLHVHDSSGGRSREREEHQRDRRHRDKEESGKHKSSKRKQHDDEGEGHRRHKHKKSKRSKEDKDVPEDMVGRGEEHKD